One stretch of Methanomassiliicoccus luminyensis B10 DNA includes these proteins:
- a CDS encoding FecCD family ABC transporter permease encodes MNDVLDKVVIRSKIGIDGYIAHSKRKSLFLAVLLVLLVVTSIAVLKIDVGTITFSELARIVFDKESPLNEKVDVILVWNLYLPRIISGLLAGFVLGIAGAVMQCVLRNPLGSPYTLGISNAAAFGASLGIVALGGGMIVGQSHASIVINNPYLVTISAFSWSLIATGIIILLVKITKVSPETMVLAGVALSSIFSAGISMLQYIYNDYALSAIVFWQFGSLGKAPWNELTILAVVSSATILYFLWKRWDYNALDAGDDVARSLGIDVNWLRIITLFLAALLTSVVVSFMGIIAFVGLLGPHIVRMFLGNDHRYVLPGSMMLGAMILLLSDCIGQNLMAFTLPVGIITSFLGGPLFLYLLIRGYRRKKVEA; translated from the coding sequence ATGAACGACGTTCTGGACAAAGTCGTGATCAGGTCGAAGATCGGGATCGATGGCTATATCGCCCACTCCAAGAGGAAGTCCCTGTTCCTAGCCGTGCTCTTGGTGTTACTGGTCGTAACGTCCATCGCGGTCCTCAAGATCGACGTGGGGACGATAACCTTCTCCGAATTGGCCAGGATAGTGTTTGACAAGGAAAGCCCTCTGAACGAAAAGGTCGACGTCATCCTCGTTTGGAACCTGTACCTGCCCAGGATCATATCGGGCCTGCTCGCGGGTTTCGTGCTAGGCATCGCCGGAGCGGTGATGCAATGTGTCCTGAGGAACCCCCTGGGGTCCCCGTACACCCTCGGGATATCGAACGCGGCCGCGTTCGGCGCGTCCCTGGGCATCGTGGCTCTGGGCGGTGGGATGATCGTAGGCCAGAGCCACGCCTCCATAGTCATAAACAACCCCTACCTGGTCACGATAAGCGCGTTCTCCTGGTCGCTGATAGCGACGGGGATAATCATCCTGCTCGTTAAGATCACAAAGGTCAGCCCCGAGACCATGGTCCTCGCGGGGGTCGCGCTGAGCTCGATCTTCTCTGCCGGGATCAGCATGCTCCAGTACATCTACAACGATTATGCGCTCTCGGCCATCGTGTTCTGGCAGTTCGGCTCCCTCGGAAAGGCGCCATGGAATGAGCTCACGATACTCGCCGTGGTATCATCGGCGACCATCTTGTATTTTCTTTGGAAGAGGTGGGACTACAACGCGCTCGACGCCGGGGATGACGTGGCAAGGTCTCTGGGCATCGACGTCAACTGGCTCAGGATAATCACGCTCTTCCTGGCCGCGCTGTTGACCTCGGTGGTCGTTTCGTTCATGGGGATAATCGCGTTCGTAGGCCTGCTCGGTCCGCACATCGTGAGGATGTTCCTCGGCAACGATCATCGGTACGTCCTTCCGGGATCGATGATGCTTGGCGCCATGATCCTCCTGCTGTCCGATTGCATCGGGCAGAACCTGATGGCCTTCACGCTGCCAGTGGGCATCATCACGTCGTTCCTGGGAGGCCCGCTGTTCCTGTACCTTCTTATCAGAGGCTACAGGCGAAAGAAGGTCGAAGCATGA
- a CDS encoding helicase-related protein: protein MFVNHPLIKPNSVRERSYQRELADACLRSSTLVVLPTGLGKTVIALLVIADVLRDNGGKVLFLAPTKPLVEQHASFLRANLMSRDVIMMTGEVEPAGRRALWDENDVIVSTPQVIANDLRNGLDLGNVRLIIFDEAHRGVGDYAYVKVAEAYKASKGRTMAITASPGVTKKKILAVCENLGLDNIEARSEEDDNVSDYVFDIGLERVEVEVPERLKEVIGTLRPLHESYIKQLVKMRAMSSKRPPTTMYLLEVSRSLQARLRSGGNKGYLFRALSLQAMAIKVGHAIELAETQGTDAVRAYLGSVKREAGSSKGSKASRAVATSDEFAKAWELLEGMEDEHPKMPLLADLISRQIASKPSSRIMVFTNYRGSCETVVGRLSELDGAKVHKLVGQTDKGGDKGLRQKEQVEVLSRLRGGEINVVVATCVGEEGLDVADTDLVVFYEPVPSAIRSIQRRGRTGRTAPGRVVIFITKGTRDEMSMSTSTAKEGTMKRNLARIKKQMDARRAMGEVPIERALARCAANSPIDEEVDC, encoded by the coding sequence GTGTTCGTAAATCATCCCCTGATCAAGCCGAACTCGGTGCGGGAAAGAAGCTACCAGAGAGAGCTGGCCGACGCCTGCCTGCGCTCTTCCACTCTCGTCGTCCTGCCCACCGGGCTGGGGAAGACCGTCATCGCGCTCCTGGTCATTGCCGACGTACTCCGCGACAATGGCGGCAAGGTGCTGTTCCTCGCCCCGACCAAGCCGCTGGTGGAGCAGCATGCCTCGTTCCTCCGGGCCAACCTGATGAGCAGGGACGTCATTATGATGACCGGAGAGGTCGAGCCGGCGGGGAGGCGGGCGCTGTGGGACGAGAACGACGTCATCGTCTCCACCCCGCAGGTCATCGCCAACGACCTCCGGAACGGGCTGGACCTGGGAAACGTCCGCCTGATCATATTCGATGAAGCGCACCGGGGCGTGGGCGACTACGCCTACGTGAAGGTCGCGGAGGCCTACAAGGCCTCCAAAGGAAGGACCATGGCCATCACCGCCTCCCCGGGAGTCACCAAGAAGAAGATCCTGGCGGTGTGCGAGAATTTGGGCCTCGATAACATCGAAGCGAGGTCAGAGGAGGATGACAACGTCTCCGACTACGTGTTCGACATCGGCCTGGAGCGGGTGGAGGTGGAAGTGCCCGAACGCCTGAAGGAGGTTATCGGAACGCTCCGCCCCCTGCACGAGTCGTACATCAAGCAGCTGGTGAAGATGAGGGCGATGAGTTCGAAGAGGCCCCCGACCACCATGTACCTGCTGGAGGTGAGCCGCTCGCTCCAAGCCAGGCTCCGCTCCGGCGGCAATAAGGGATACCTCTTCAGAGCGCTGAGCCTGCAGGCCATGGCCATAAAGGTAGGGCATGCCATCGAGCTTGCCGAGACCCAGGGGACCGATGCGGTCCGCGCGTACCTCGGCTCGGTCAAGAGGGAGGCGGGGTCATCGAAGGGGTCCAAAGCATCCCGGGCGGTGGCCACTTCCGATGAGTTTGCCAAGGCGTGGGAGCTGCTGGAGGGCATGGAGGACGAGCACCCCAAGATGCCCTTGCTCGCCGATCTCATCTCCCGTCAGATCGCTTCGAAACCGAGCTCGCGGATCATGGTCTTCACCAACTACCGCGGCAGCTGCGAGACGGTGGTGGGACGATTGTCCGAGCTAGATGGAGCAAAAGTGCATAAGCTGGTCGGGCAGACCGACAAGGGCGGGGACAAGGGCCTCCGCCAAAAGGAGCAGGTGGAGGTGCTCTCCCGCCTGCGCGGGGGAGAGATCAACGTCGTGGTCGCCACCTGCGTGGGGGAGGAAGGCCTCGACGTCGCCGACACCGACCTGGTGGTGTTCTACGAGCCGGTGCCGTCGGCCATCCGGAGCATACAGAGAAGGGGGAGGACCGGCCGCACCGCGCCGGGCAGGGTGGTCATCTTCATCACTAAAGGCACCAGGGACGAGATGTCCATGAGCACCAGCACGGCCAAGGAGGGCACCATGAAGAGGAACCTCGCCAGGATCAAGAAGCAGATGGACGCCAGGAGGGCGATGGGGGAAGTGCCGATCGAGCGGGCGCTGGCCCGATGCGCCGCCAATAGCCCCATCGACGAGGAGGTGGACTGCTAA
- a CDS encoding DUF3800 domain-containing protein → MLDESGDLGFSPHSSRHFVVAATIIYDPDAIGRLAKRVRNKSMRREWREELKFNNSEEPTRILMLNGVAKMNCQIIWISFDKGRISLSLREDKYLLYRMACEIVLREAVRRTPAKKVHVIIDKRYSKKRDRDRLDQHLMSIITENHAGNFLPKVQMSQYDSFMSSELQVHDFVVGAIYQHLERDVDEYMNLIKSKIVFGQRGGNKNGSP, encoded by the coding sequence ATGCTGGACGAGAGCGGGGACCTTGGGTTCTCCCCCCATAGCTCACGCCATTTCGTCGTCGCGGCCACGATCATTTATGATCCAGATGCCATCGGTCGTCTGGCTAAAAGGGTCCGAAATAAGTCGATGAGAAGGGAATGGAGAGAAGAGCTAAAGTTCAACAATTCGGAGGAACCGACGAGGATCCTGATGCTCAATGGCGTGGCAAAGATGAATTGCCAGATCATATGGATCTCGTTCGACAAGGGCCGAATCTCACTGAGCTTGAGAGAGGATAAGTATCTCTTATACCGGATGGCCTGCGAGATAGTTCTTCGAGAGGCCGTTAGGCGCACACCGGCCAAGAAGGTCCACGTAATAATTGACAAGCGTTATTCGAAGAAAAGGGACCGTGATAGACTAGACCAACACTTAATGTCAATAATCACAGAGAACCATGCCGGCAATTTTTTACCCAAGGTTCAGATGAGTCAGTACGACTCCTTCATGAGCAGCGAGCTGCAGGTTCACGATTTTGTTGTGGGGGCCATCTACCAGCATCTTGAAAGAGACGTGGACGAATACATGAACTTGATTAAGAGCAAAATTGTCTTCGGACAACGAGGTGGTAATAAAAACGGCAGCCCCTGA
- a CDS encoding DUF3307 domain-containing protein has protein sequence MRSSWSCCTWSSPTCWWTSSSSRKAGWRSKYLLAHAALAGAISYLFVMDWGAWYVPVIIGVSHFAIDALKTNHTDGARTFTLDQLAHFAVIVLVWLALIQPVADLGSVADQLRGIWESNNVALLITGLIFVIWPAGILIGKVTKGLRDKISALEGNDLLDLNGRYIGYAERIMIFLFVMVDQYIAIGFIVATKSIFRLDERRSPAYIEYHLLGSLLSFAAAIVVGLIVRYLMLV, from the coding sequence ATCCGGAGCTCGTGGTCCTGCTGCACCTGGTCATCGCCCACCTGCTGGTGGACTTCGTCCTCCAGCCGAAAAGCTGGGTGGAGGTCGAAGTATCTGCTGGCGCATGCCGCCCTGGCCGGCGCCATCTCCTACCTTTTCGTCATGGACTGGGGCGCGTGGTATGTCCCCGTCATCATCGGCGTCTCGCACTTCGCCATCGATGCTCTGAAGACCAACCACACCGACGGGGCGAGGACATTCACCCTCGACCAGCTGGCCCATTTCGCGGTCATCGTCCTGGTGTGGCTCGCCCTGATACAGCCGGTGGCGGATCTGGGGAGCGTGGCCGATCAGCTGCGGGGGATATGGGAGAGCAACAACGTCGCGCTGCTCATCACCGGCCTCATCTTTGTCATCTGGCCAGCCGGCATCCTCATCGGCAAGGTCACCAAGGGGCTGAGGGACAAGATATCGGCGCTGGAGGGCAACGACCTCCTGGACCTCAACGGCAGGTACATCGGCTACGCCGAGCGCATCATGATCTTCCTGTTCGTCATGGTGGACCAGTACATCGCCATAGGGTTCATAGTGGCGACGAAGTCCATCTTCCGGCTGGACGAGAGGAGGAGCCCCGCATATATCGAATACCACCTGCTCGGCTCGCTGCTGTCCTTTGCTGCCGCCATCGTGGTGGGCCTAATCGTCCGGTACCTCATGTTGGTTTAG
- a CDS encoding flavodoxin family protein — MKVIAINGSPRKRWNTASMLNKALEGAASQGAETELVNLYDLDFKGCISCFACKLKGGKSYGRCAVKDDLTPVLERIAGADAILFGSPIYLSDVTGEMRSFWERLIFPFLVYDKEHSTIYPGRTRSAWIFTMNIAEANLEKWGYMKLFRNLEGMASRTLGPSEPYLAVTDTYQFDDYSKYVSSAWDPELKAKRRAEVFPQDLQKAYDLGVRLATPEAAR; from the coding sequence ATGAAAGTCATCGCCATCAACGGCAGTCCGCGAAAGCGGTGGAACACCGCCAGCATGCTGAACAAGGCCCTGGAGGGCGCCGCCTCTCAGGGTGCGGAAACGGAGCTGGTGAACCTCTACGATCTGGACTTCAAGGGGTGCATCAGCTGCTTCGCCTGCAAGCTCAAGGGTGGCAAGAGCTACGGCCGGTGCGCGGTGAAGGATGATCTCACGCCGGTCCTGGAGCGGATAGCCGGGGCCGACGCGATCTTATTCGGCTCGCCCATCTACCTGAGCGATGTCACTGGGGAGATGAGGTCGTTCTGGGAGCGTCTGATATTCCCCTTCCTGGTCTACGACAAGGAGCACTCCACCATATATCCAGGGAGGACGAGGTCCGCGTGGATATTCACCATGAACATAGCGGAGGCCAATCTGGAAAAGTGGGGCTATATGAAGCTTTTCCGGAACCTTGAGGGGATGGCCTCCCGGACCCTCGGGCCGTCGGAGCCATACCTCGCGGTCACCGACACATACCAGTTCGATGACTACTCCAAGTACGTCTCATCGGCGTGGGACCCAGAGCTAAAAGCGAAGCGCAGGGCCGAGGTGTTCCCGCAGGACCTGCAGAAAGCGTACGATCTCGGGGTGAGGCTGGCCACGCCGGAGGCCGCGCGTTGA
- a CDS encoding flavodoxin, translated as MSSANSSVLVAYFSHSGTTREAAKQVKEMTGGDLFEIVAAESYPRDYGAVVERAKKELAEKRLPELKEGVEDMTRYGTVFLGYPNWCDAMPRPVAAFLARHDISGKRVAPFCTHEGTGLGRSVAEVRELCPRSMVLHGLAVRGGNAGNAQKEISGWLTNIIP; from the coding sequence ATGAGCAGCGCGAACAGCAGCGTACTGGTGGCCTACTTTTCGCACTCAGGGACCACGCGCGAGGCGGCCAAGCAGGTGAAGGAGATGACCGGCGGCGACCTCTTCGAGATCGTGGCCGCGGAGAGCTACCCGAGAGATTACGGCGCGGTGGTGGAGAGGGCGAAGAAGGAACTCGCGGAGAAGCGCCTCCCTGAATTGAAGGAGGGGGTCGAGGACATGACGCGTTACGGCACGGTCTTTCTCGGCTACCCCAACTGGTGCGATGCCATGCCGAGGCCGGTGGCAGCGTTCCTGGCACGGCACGACATTTCGGGAAAGAGGGTCGCACCGTTCTGCACGCACGAGGGGACCGGGCTGGGACGGAGCGTGGCAGAGGTCAGGGAGCTGTGCCCGCGGTCGATGGTCCTCCACGGCCTGGCCGTCCGGGGCGGGAACGCCGGGAACGCGCAGAAAGAGATATCCGGGTGGCTGACCAACATCATTCCTTGA
- a CDS encoding type IV toxin-antitoxin system AbiEi family antitoxin domain-containing protein, which translates to MENKKRKSGGQKEIYISALKNKVITVSEARQIVKNDNTARMALWRLTKDGHLVRAKEGVYAAIPPEVSPDDYEINRYLLFDKVMNSSGAFAFHSALELHGAAYSAFSTVYYITVAKKPSFKFLEDVYRPVWVPTLFGITTARIDEFRIPVTDKERTFLDCLRRPDLSGGTEEYLKSVEAFTLMSSTKLLDYLRRFGEQSLYQRAGFVLSYLQSKIRVPDELLDVLRSHVGSNVYYLTPKKTNGRLNKEWNIMVPRNLEELVRYV; encoded by the coding sequence ATGGAGAATAAAAAAAGAAAGAGCGGCGGCCAAAAAGAAATCTACATATCTGCCCTGAAGAACAAAGTCATCACTGTAAGTGAGGCCAGGCAGATCGTTAAGAACGACAACACCGCACGGATGGCCCTTTGGCGGCTCACCAAGGACGGCCATCTGGTGCGGGCCAAAGAGGGGGTGTACGCGGCGATTCCGCCAGAGGTGTCACCTGACGACTATGAAATCAACAGATATTTGCTGTTCGACAAGGTCATGAACTCCTCGGGCGCATTTGCGTTCCACAGCGCCCTGGAACTCCACGGTGCAGCATATTCAGCTTTTTCGACGGTTTACTACATCACCGTGGCGAAGAAACCATCTTTCAAATTTCTCGAAGATGTATATCGCCCCGTATGGGTACCAACGTTGTTCGGCATCACCACCGCTCGAATCGATGAGTTCCGGATCCCTGTAACAGATAAGGAGAGGACGTTCCTGGATTGTCTCCGGAGACCGGACCTTAGCGGTGGGACCGAAGAGTATCTCAAAAGCGTAGAGGCGTTCACGCTGATGAGCTCCACGAAGCTATTGGATTACCTGCGTCGCTTCGGTGAACAGAGCTTGTACCAGAGGGCGGGGTTCGTGCTTTCCTATCTGCAAAGCAAAATCAGAGTCCCCGATGAGCTTCTGGACGTTCTGCGCTCGCACGTAGGGTCCAATGTCTACTATCTGACGCCAAAGAAGACAAATGGCAGATTGAACAAGGAGTGGAACATCATGGTCCCGCGTAACCTGGAGGAGCTGGTCAGATATGTCTGA
- a CDS encoding nucleotidyl transferase AbiEii/AbiGii toxin family protein, with the protein MSEVPGKAYFSRSSRQTGFKSDVLEKVYRLATILDQMQSIPELSEKLALKGGTAIQGTIFGFKRLSIDIDLNYVGSSEKEVMQKDRSQLRNLLTFMFKDLGYDVDPPFKEYAEEQFDLHFINCHGGRDHLKLEINYLERLPVAGTLRSELRHPFGEDIGSVEVLSYRAEELFAGKMRALTTRGTPRDIYDAYQITDYKKLDQRLLRKVALFYISPKEDARKMNTGFIEAVTNKEMQDHLVPMLSSNDEVDTELMKRRALIAAQELLALTDSESRYFESIYTKRSPDFTLLFEDPSLYESLAKHPGILWRLQQLKRQ; encoded by the coding sequence ATGTCTGAAGTTCCGGGAAAGGCTTACTTCTCACGATCGTCTCGTCAAACTGGATTCAAATCGGATGTGCTGGAGAAGGTTTACCGCCTCGCCACCATTCTTGACCAAATGCAATCCATCCCTGAACTTTCTGAAAAGCTTGCTCTCAAGGGAGGGACGGCCATCCAGGGCACAATCTTTGGATTTAAGCGACTGTCGATCGATATCGACCTTAACTATGTTGGAAGCAGTGAGAAAGAGGTCATGCAGAAAGATAGATCCCAGCTCCGCAATTTGCTTACATTCATGTTCAAAGACCTTGGATACGATGTCGATCCTCCGTTTAAAGAGTATGCAGAGGAGCAATTCGACCTCCATTTCATCAACTGCCATGGAGGCCGAGATCACTTGAAGTTGGAGATCAATTACCTGGAGCGCCTTCCGGTAGCTGGAACCTTGAGAAGCGAGCTCAGGCACCCATTTGGGGAAGATATTGGCAGCGTGGAGGTCCTCTCATATAGGGCGGAGGAACTTTTCGCGGGGAAGATGCGTGCCTTGACGACCAGAGGTACTCCCAGGGATATCTACGATGCTTATCAGATAACGGACTATAAAAAGCTCGATCAACGCCTACTGAGGAAGGTCGCTCTGTTTTATATCTCACCGAAAGAAGATGCACGAAAAATGAATACAGGTTTTATCGAGGCCGTCACCAATAAGGAAATGCAAGACCACCTCGTTCCGATGTTATCCTCCAATGATGAGGTTGACACCGAACTGATGAAGAGGCGAGCGTTGATAGCTGCCCAGGAATTATTAGCATTGACCGATTCGGAGAGCAGGTACTTCGAGTCCATATATACCAAGCGCTCTCCCGATTTCACCCTCCTTTTCGAAGATCCATCATTGTATGAATCCCTGGCAAAACACCCAGGGATTCTTTGGAGACTGCAGCAACTCAAGAGGCAATAA
- a CDS encoding flavin reductase family protein, translating to MNSSKTGAKNAAAKFTEFPLSRAFQLLEPGPAVLVTTELEGKKNVMTMSWHMLLEFTPLIGVCIGPWDHSYHALKETRECVIAIPTVDLATKVVEIGNTSGRDIDKFEKFGLTPVKAEKVSPPLIAECLAHIECRVSDDTLVDKYGMWVLEGVKAWIDDDRKERRTIHHVGDGTFVVDGRIVDLKKKMTKWSEFA from the coding sequence ATGAACTCTTCCAAGACCGGGGCCAAGAATGCCGCGGCGAAGTTCACGGAGTTCCCGCTCTCCAGGGCGTTCCAGCTCCTGGAGCCGGGCCCGGCCGTGCTGGTGACGACGGAGCTGGAGGGAAAAAAGAACGTCATGACGATGTCGTGGCACATGCTGCTGGAGTTCACTCCCCTGATCGGGGTGTGCATAGGTCCCTGGGACCACAGCTACCACGCTCTGAAGGAGACGAGGGAGTGCGTCATTGCCATTCCCACCGTCGACCTCGCCACGAAGGTAGTGGAGATCGGCAACACCTCTGGCCGCGACATCGACAAGTTCGAGAAGTTCGGCCTCACCCCGGTAAAAGCGGAGAAGGTCTCGCCGCCGCTCATAGCCGAGTGCCTCGCCCACATCGAGTGCAGGGTCTCCGACGATACGCTCGTAGACAAGTACGGCATGTGGGTCCTGGAGGGGGTGAAGGCCTGGATCGATGATGATAGAAAGGAGCGGCGCACCATCCACCACGTGGGGGACGGCACCTTCGTCGTCGACGGCAGGATTGTCGACCTAAAGAAGAAGATGACCAAGTGGTCGGAGTTCGCGTGA
- a CDS encoding metal-dependent transcriptional regulator, with translation MAREQLEMYLETIFDLAGKDGFAKTTAIANKLSVSPASVTEYIRSLGDKEYVKYEPYVGAKLTPAGLEIVKRLKRRHRLLEVFLSDVLKINPDKVHSEACRIEHYLSDETADALCRWLEAPSRSPHGKFITPCDKPIGSCEECEGSNLIDIARNCGENPIIPITELEPDQEGEIAFIRGGEKVVQTLSDKGLSLDTRVKLIRKASQDGEVELSVAKNRLSISGDIADCIFVTPSDPVCARTCVPE, from the coding sequence ATGGCGCGGGAACAGCTAGAGATGTACTTGGAGACCATCTTCGACCTTGCCGGGAAGGATGGGTTCGCCAAGACCACGGCGATCGCCAACAAGCTCAGCGTATCGCCGGCAAGCGTTACGGAATACATCAGGAGCCTGGGGGACAAGGAGTACGTGAAGTACGAACCGTACGTGGGAGCGAAGCTCACCCCCGCGGGCCTGGAGATCGTCAAGCGGCTCAAGCGGCGCCATAGGCTTCTGGAGGTCTTCCTTTCCGACGTTCTGAAGATCAACCCGGACAAGGTACATTCCGAGGCCTGCAGGATCGAGCATTACCTCTCCGACGAGACGGCCGACGCGCTGTGCCGGTGGCTGGAGGCGCCTTCCCGCTCGCCCCACGGCAAGTTCATCACCCCCTGCGACAAGCCCATCGGCTCGTGCGAGGAGTGCGAGGGCAGCAATCTCATCGACATCGCCAGGAACTGCGGCGAGAACCCCATAATCCCCATCACCGAGCTGGAGCCGGACCAGGAGGGGGAGATAGCGTTCATCAGGGGAGGGGAGAAGGTCGTACAGACCCTGTCGGACAAAGGCCTCTCTCTGGATACCAGAGTAAAGCTCATAAGGAAGGCTTCCCAGGACGGGGAGGTGGAGCTGTCGGTGGCGAAGAACCGGCTGTCCATCTCCGGCGACATCGCCGACTGTATCTTCGTGACCCCTTCGGACCCGGTGTGCGCACGCACCTGCGTGCCCGAGTGA
- a CDS encoding fibronectin type III domain-containing protein, protein MNASKTRALALMCLLVAGLFIVNICQPVSGAQTSGDAEGAWAPGMYWTFEYAEGTATEEVNMTVLGTQVLTNLTGVQINTYKIKEDHSSDPEGRYYSWYDVDNLDVIAKYQSNDDGIMAVNSSWTYDGEPRPYEVGSSMFVGYKRVSDISAMPMPVTRSYPSTFEVAGMEWVTVPAGTFYCYNITITDNGNGNVNWNYYYNDTVKHWVKFIDNRPTAMGVSQVTYDLTSYGAAEEPVFITESGERNIRSYDIEWADYADTVEYVLYENGEEVYRGTATSYAAGSMEDGSYEYVVEAVLPDGLRISSGTLTIVVDYVVPVPGFTTEAGTVDGGELTIEWTAVDGADRYVLLVESEDEWEEAYNGTETSFTFTDLSDGTYRYRVQAWDGDKSSQLSSSLVMTVEGTGKSITGEEAGVLVLSMAIGIVVIVGLVFLLKRRS, encoded by the coding sequence ATGAACGCTTCAAAGACCAGAGCGCTTGCCTTGATGTGCCTGCTTGTGGCAGGCCTGTTTATCGTGAACATCTGCCAGCCGGTTTCCGGCGCCCAGACCTCCGGCGATGCCGAGGGGGCGTGGGCCCCGGGAATGTATTGGACATTCGAGTACGCCGAGGGGACGGCCACCGAAGAGGTGAACATGACCGTCCTGGGGACCCAGGTGCTCACCAACCTCACCGGGGTGCAGATCAACACGTACAAAATCAAGGAGGACCACTCCTCCGACCCTGAGGGGAGATACTATTCCTGGTACGACGTCGACAATCTGGACGTCATCGCCAAGTATCAGAGCAACGACGACGGCATAATGGCCGTGAACAGCAGCTGGACCTATGATGGGGAACCGCGTCCCTACGAGGTCGGCAGCAGCATGTTCGTCGGCTACAAGCGGGTCAGCGACATAAGCGCCATGCCCATGCCGGTCACCCGAAGCTATCCTAGCACCTTCGAGGTCGCGGGCATGGAGTGGGTCACCGTTCCCGCCGGGACCTTCTACTGCTACAACATCACCATCACCGACAACGGCAACGGGAACGTCAACTGGAACTACTACTACAATGACACCGTGAAGCACTGGGTGAAGTTCATCGACAACCGGCCCACGGCCATGGGCGTAAGCCAGGTGACGTACGATCTCACCTCGTACGGCGCGGCGGAAGAGCCAGTGTTCATCACTGAGAGCGGGGAGAGGAACATCAGGAGTTATGACATCGAGTGGGCCGACTATGCTGACACCGTCGAGTATGTCCTGTACGAGAACGGCGAGGAAGTGTACCGCGGCACCGCCACGTCGTATGCGGCCGGCTCAATGGAGGACGGCAGCTACGAGTATGTGGTGGAAGCGGTGCTGCCGGACGGACTGCGGATCTCCAGCGGGACCCTGACCATCGTCGTGGACTATGTCGTTCCGGTGCCCGGCTTCACTACCGAGGCGGGGACCGTGGACGGCGGCGAGCTGACCATCGAATGGACCGCCGTTGACGGAGCGGACCGCTATGTCCTCCTGGTGGAGAGCGAAGATGAATGGGAGGAGGCCTACAACGGAACGGAGACCTCGTTCACCTTCACCGACCTCTCCGACGGGACCTACCGCTATCGCGTGCAGGCCTGGGACGGGGATAAGTCCTCGCAGCTCTCGTCATCCCTGGTCATGACCGTGGAAGGGACCGGCAAGAGCATTACCGGGGAAGAGGCCGGGGTGCTCGTACTCTCCATGGCGATCGGCATCGTGGTCATCGTCGGCCTGGTGTTCCTGCTCAAGAGAAGGTCCTGA